A stretch of Imperialibacter roseus DNA encodes these proteins:
- a CDS encoding rhomboid family intramembrane serine protease: MFNLTPMVKNLLIVNLVVFFLESILKMDFAATFGLRYILADSFAPYQFITYMFVHGGFMHLFGNMFALIIFGNMLERFWGPKRFLFFYMVTGIGAGLLYATIDYIETSAVSNDAMAYLADPDPEAFNLFVVQHASQYYESLISFIDAYVENPNNPEYISQSRVFVQDLVGRIENVPMVGASGAVFGILMAFGMLFPNTQLFLLFPPIPIKAKYLVFFYGAYELYSELNRSQGDNVAHLAHLGGMLIAFIVIKYWQKNSSKFY, translated from the coding sequence ATGTTCAACCTGACACCCATGGTGAAAAACCTCCTGATAGTAAATCTGGTGGTGTTTTTTTTGGAAAGTATTTTAAAAATGGACTTCGCAGCCACATTTGGGTTGCGGTATATTCTGGCCGACTCGTTTGCGCCCTACCAGTTCATCACCTACATGTTTGTGCATGGTGGCTTTATGCACCTGTTTGGCAACATGTTTGCCCTGATCATATTCGGCAACATGCTTGAGCGCTTTTGGGGGCCGAAGAGATTCCTTTTCTTTTATATGGTCACTGGCATAGGCGCTGGCCTTTTATATGCCACCATTGACTATATCGAAACTTCGGCTGTTTCAAATGATGCGATGGCCTACCTGGCCGACCCTGACCCCGAAGCTTTCAACCTTTTTGTGGTGCAGCATGCCAGCCAGTACTACGAAAGCCTGATTAGCTTTATTGATGCTTATGTAGAAAACCCAAACAACCCGGAGTATATCAGCCAAAGCAGGGTATTTGTGCAAGACCTTGTGGGTAGGATTGAAAACGTGCCCATGGTGGGAGCTTCCGGAGCGGTGTTTGGAATTTTAATGGCTTTTGGAATGCTATTTCCCAATACGCAACTGTTTTTGTTATTCCCCCCCATACCCATCAAAGCAAAATATTTGGTATTTTTCTACGGAGCTTATGAATTGTATTCAGAGCTAAACCGTTCTCAGGGGGACAATGTCGCTCACCTGGCTCACCTGGGTGGTATGCTCATCGCATTTATAGTGATTAAATACTGGCAAAAAAACTCCAGCAAATTCTATTAG
- the rlmN gene encoding 23S rRNA (adenine(2503)-C(2))-methyltransferase RlmN: MVQDIRKISSSELVDVFKTWGEPAFRAKQVSEWLWKKSATSFDEMTNLSLKTRDMLKEHFSILPVTTATKQVSADGTIKSGFRLHDGHMIEGVLIPADDRMTACVSSQVGCSLTCKFCATGYMERKRNLDPAEIYDQVVMIDRQAREANNVPLTNIVYMGMGEPLLNYANVLKSVEYITSPDGLGMSPKRITVSTAGIAKMIKKLGDDEVKFNLALSLHAANDEKRNQIMPINESNTLEALKEALQYFYQKTKNKITFEYIMFYSFNDTLKDAEELFQFTKAVPSKVNIIEYNPIAEATYKNADPEALDKFSAYLEDRGVVVNVRRSRGKDIDAACGQLAIKDKPAA, encoded by the coding sequence ATAGTGCAAGATATTCGAAAAATTTCTTCATCAGAGCTCGTCGATGTTTTTAAAACATGGGGAGAACCTGCTTTCAGAGCCAAGCAGGTGAGCGAATGGCTGTGGAAAAAGTCTGCTACGTCCTTTGATGAAATGACCAACCTGTCGTTGAAGACAAGGGATATGCTGAAGGAGCATTTCAGTATTTTGCCGGTAACCACTGCTACCAAGCAGGTGTCGGCCGACGGAACAATTAAATCTGGCTTCCGGCTACACGATGGCCACATGATTGAGGGTGTGCTTATCCCGGCCGATGACCGCATGACCGCTTGCGTGTCTTCACAGGTGGGTTGCTCATTGACTTGTAAGTTTTGCGCCACCGGTTATATGGAGCGCAAAAGGAATTTGGATCCCGCAGAAATTTACGATCAGGTGGTGATGATTGACAGGCAGGCAAGGGAAGCCAACAATGTGCCTCTTACTAATATAGTGTACATGGGCATGGGCGAACCGCTGCTCAACTATGCCAATGTGCTCAAGTCGGTAGAGTATATTACGTCTCCTGACGGGCTAGGCATGTCGCCAAAACGAATCACGGTTTCTACGGCTGGCATTGCCAAAATGATCAAAAAGCTGGGCGATGACGAGGTGAAGTTTAATCTGGCGTTGTCGCTCCACGCCGCCAATGATGAAAAGCGCAACCAGATCATGCCCATCAATGAGTCCAATACATTGGAGGCATTGAAAGAGGCCTTGCAGTATTTCTATCAGAAAACGAAGAACAAGATTACTTTTGAGTATATCATGTTCTATAGTTTCAACGACACATTAAAGGATGCTGAAGAGCTTTTCCAGTTTACAAAGGCTGTGCCCAGCAAGGTGAACATTATAGAGTACAATCCGATTGCAGAAGCAACTTATAAAAATGCCGACCCCGAAGCGCTTGATAAGTTCTCGGCCTACCTGGAAGACAGGGGGGTGGTGGTCAATGTGCGGCGCAGCCGGGGCAAAGACATCGACGCCGCCTGCGGGCAGCTAGCCATCAAAGACAAGCCCGCAGCCTGA
- a CDS encoding rhomboid family intramembrane serine protease, whose amino-acid sequence MYGNGGLFDDFKNAWSRPNNGLIQLIMINVIIFVALIIFKVILVLSGNPDVYQMILRQFMLPASIDSFIVKPWTLLTYFFTHEGFFHIIFNMLFLFWFGKIIVEYLGDQRAISMYVIGGIVGGLFYILIYNLIPYFHERVAGSVMLGASAGVYAIVVGAATFMPNYTFFLLFLGPVKIKYIAIFYILLSFSQTIGANAGGELAHLGGALMGFIFIRQLQRGNDIGTPVVSVMEWFKGLFKPSPKIRVTHKSTKFTGTKKASASNTKSDQDEIDAILDKISHSGYESLSKEEKQKLFNASKK is encoded by the coding sequence ATGTACGGAAACGGCGGACTTTTCGACGATTTTAAAAACGCCTGGAGCAGGCCTAACAATGGGCTGATCCAGCTCATCATGATCAATGTGATTATTTTTGTAGCGCTGATCATTTTCAAAGTGATATTGGTCTTGTCGGGCAACCCTGATGTCTATCAGATGATCCTTCGCCAGTTCATGTTACCTGCGTCCATCGATAGCTTCATCGTCAAACCGTGGACCCTGCTCACATATTTCTTTACCCACGAAGGCTTCTTCCACATTATCTTCAATATGCTTTTCCTTTTTTGGTTCGGGAAGATCATTGTAGAGTATCTCGGCGACCAGCGGGCCATTTCCATGTATGTGATTGGAGGCATCGTTGGAGGGCTCTTCTACATACTCATTTATAACCTTATCCCTTACTTTCACGAAAGAGTGGCTGGATCGGTCATGCTGGGAGCTTCCGCAGGTGTGTACGCCATTGTGGTAGGAGCCGCCACGTTTATGCCCAACTACACCTTTTTCCTGCTCTTTCTCGGGCCAGTCAAAATCAAATACATTGCCATCTTTTACATACTGCTGTCTTTTTCACAAACCATTGGTGCCAACGCTGGCGGTGAGCTGGCTCACCTCGGGGGTGCTTTGATGGGTTTCATCTTTATTCGACAGCTCCAGCGAGGCAACGATATTGGAACGCCGGTGGTAAGTGTGATGGAATGGTTCAAAGGTTTATTCAAGCCCTCCCCAAAAATCAGGGTCACACACAAGAGCACGAAATTCACCGGCACGAAGAAAGCCTCAGCGTCCAACACTAAATCTGATCAGGATGAAATTGATGCTATCCTCGACAAGATTTCGCACTCCGGCTATGAGAGCCTGAGCAAAGAAGAAAAGCAGAAGCTTTTCAATGCTAGTAAGAAATAG